One region of Microbacterium rhizosphaerae genomic DNA includes:
- a CDS encoding thiolase family protein, with protein sequence MAEISDVFFVDGMRTPFGRAGEKGMYWNTRADDLVVKSIIGLMERNPNVPGERIDDVAIAATSQTGDQGLTLGRSAAILAGLPMTVPGFAIDRMCAGAMTSVTTMAGSIGVGMYDLALAGGVEHMGRHPIGSNADPNPRFVAERMVDPGALNMGVTAERIHDRFPQLTKERADRYGMLSQQKAQAAYDAGKIQPDLVPVAIKDADGAWGLATEDEGRRPETTMEGLAALKTPFRPHGRVTAGTSSPLTDGATMGLLAGGTAVKELGLQPKMRLVSFAFAGVQPEIMGIGPIPSTEKALKKAGLTIDDIGLFELNEAFAIQVISLLDHFGIADDDPRVNQWGGAIAIGHPLAASGVRLMIQLAAQFAERPDVRYGLTAMCVGLGQGGSVIWENPHYNGKRKK encoded by the coding sequence GTGGCCGAGATTTCGGACGTCTTCTTCGTCGATGGAATGCGCACGCCCTTCGGGCGCGCCGGCGAGAAGGGCATGTACTGGAACACCCGCGCTGACGACCTCGTCGTCAAGTCGATCATCGGGCTCATGGAGCGCAACCCGAACGTCCCGGGCGAGCGCATCGACGACGTGGCGATCGCCGCGACGTCGCAGACGGGCGACCAGGGTCTCACCCTGGGTCGCTCCGCGGCGATCCTCGCCGGCCTGCCGATGACGGTGCCCGGCTTCGCCATCGACCGCATGTGCGCGGGTGCGATGACGAGCGTGACCACGATGGCGGGTTCGATCGGCGTGGGTATGTACGACCTCGCCCTCGCCGGCGGCGTCGAGCACATGGGTCGTCACCCCATCGGCTCCAACGCCGACCCGAACCCGCGATTCGTCGCCGAGCGCATGGTCGACCCCGGTGCTCTGAACATGGGCGTCACCGCCGAGCGCATCCATGACCGATTCCCGCAGCTCACGAAGGAGCGCGCCGACCGTTACGGCATGCTCAGCCAGCAGAAGGCGCAGGCGGCGTACGACGCCGGCAAGATCCAGCCCGACCTCGTGCCCGTCGCCATCAAGGATGCCGACGGCGCCTGGGGCCTCGCCACCGAGGACGAAGGGCGCCGACCCGAGACCACGATGGAAGGCCTCGCCGCGCTGAAGACCCCCTTCCGCCCGCACGGCCGGGTGACGGCGGGCACGTCCTCCCCGCTGACCGACGGTGCCACGATGGGCCTGCTGGCCGGCGGCACGGCGGTCAAGGAGCTCGGCCTCCAGCCGAAGATGCGTCTCGTCTCCTTCGCGTTCGCCGGCGTCCAGCCCGAGATCATGGGCATCGGCCCGATCCCCTCGACTGAGAAGGCTCTGAAGAAGGCCGGCCTGACGATCGACGACATCGGGCTGTTCGAGCTGAACGAGGCCTTCGCCATCCAGGTGATCTCGCTGCTCGACCACTTCGGCATCGCCGACGACGATCCGCGCGTCAACCAGTGGGGTGGCGCGATCGCCATCGGCCACCCGCTCGCCGCGTCCGGCGTGCGCCTCATGATCCAGCTCGCGGCCCAGTTCGCCGAGCGCCCGGATGTCCGCTACGGCTTGACCGCCATGTGCGTCGGCCTCGGCCAGGGCGGCTCGGTCATCTGGGAGAACCCGCACTACAACGGCAAGCGGAAGAAGTAG
- a CDS encoding 3-hydroxyacyl-CoA dehydrogenase NAD-binding domain-containing protein — MTNTASDQYAQIDFSPIQALTDGEVITNSTVRDIRLPSGKVLALITLDNGRDHTRPNTLGPATMTRLGETLAGLKARVAAGEIQAVGITGKQYILAAGADLSDISRVGSKENAKLVAQLGHKVLGSLSELGVPSFAFVNGLALGGGLEIALNSTYRTVDASAAAIALPEVFLGIIPGWGGAYLLPNLIGIENALEVVISNPLKQNRMLKPRQAFDYGIFDAIFPPANYLEDSLLWADKVLTGTLKVERKNEPGKLERLTKWPIAIKMARGMLESRIGTVPRSPYAALELLDKAKGGTKAEGFAREDDALADLVTGDQFAASMYAFDLVQKRAKRPVGAPDKTLAKTVTKVGIIGAGLMASQFALLFVRKLQVPVLITDLDQARVDKGVAYIHDEIAKLEAKGRLDGDAANRLRALIHGTTDKSEYADCDFVIEAVFEEVGVKQQVFAEIEPIIAEDAILATNTSSLSVEEIGAKLTHPERLVGFHFFNPVAVMPLIEIVKAPTTTDAALSTAFVVAKGLGKNAVLTADAPGFVVNRLLAKVMGEAARAVYEGTPLLTVEKAFAPLGLPMTPFQLIDLVGWKVAAHVQDTMAHAFPDRFYANENFHALAELPEVVEKDKSGRVSGWSKAAEKTLKGAVGSDAASEAEILRRVQDGLAHEIKLMLDEDVVPEVEDIDLCLILGAGWPFIDGGASPYLDREGASERVFGDTFHHPVIRGIANG, encoded by the coding sequence ATGACGAACACCGCTTCTGATCAGTACGCGCAGATCGACTTCTCGCCTATCCAGGCCCTCACCGACGGTGAGGTGATCACGAACTCCACCGTCCGCGACATCCGGCTGCCCTCGGGCAAGGTGCTCGCGCTGATCACGCTCGACAACGGCCGCGATCACACGCGGCCGAACACGCTGGGCCCGGCCACCATGACCCGGCTGGGCGAGACCCTCGCAGGGCTCAAGGCCCGCGTGGCGGCGGGTGAGATCCAGGCCGTCGGCATCACCGGCAAGCAGTACATCCTCGCCGCGGGCGCCGACCTCAGCGACATCTCGCGTGTGGGGTCGAAGGAGAACGCCAAGCTCGTCGCGCAGCTCGGGCACAAGGTCCTCGGCTCGCTGTCGGAGCTGGGTGTCCCCTCGTTCGCCTTCGTCAACGGGCTCGCACTCGGCGGCGGCCTCGAGATCGCGCTCAACTCGACGTATCGGACCGTGGATGCCTCGGCCGCCGCGATCGCGCTGCCGGAGGTCTTCCTCGGCATCATCCCCGGCTGGGGTGGCGCCTACCTGCTGCCGAACCTCATCGGGATCGAGAACGCCCTCGAGGTCGTCATCTCGAACCCGCTGAAGCAGAACCGCATGCTGAAACCCCGGCAGGCGTTCGACTACGGCATCTTCGACGCGATCTTCCCGCCGGCGAACTACCTCGAGGACTCGCTTCTGTGGGCCGACAAGGTGCTCACCGGCACCCTGAAGGTCGAGCGCAAGAACGAGCCGGGCAAGCTCGAACGCCTCACCAAATGGCCGATCGCCATCAAGATGGCCCGCGGCATGCTCGAGAGCCGCATCGGGACCGTTCCCCGTTCGCCGTACGCCGCCCTCGAGCTGCTCGACAAGGCGAAGGGCGGCACGAAGGCGGAGGGTTTCGCCCGGGAGGACGACGCCCTGGCCGACCTCGTGACCGGCGACCAGTTCGCCGCATCCATGTACGCGTTCGATCTCGTGCAGAAGCGCGCGAAGCGTCCGGTCGGCGCCCCCGACAAGACGCTCGCGAAGACCGTGACGAAGGTCGGCATCATCGGCGCCGGCCTCATGGCCAGCCAGTTCGCGCTGCTGTTCGTGCGCAAGCTGCAGGTGCCGGTGCTGATCACCGACCTCGACCAGGCGCGCGTCGACAAGGGCGTGGCCTACATCCACGACGAGATCGCCAAGCTCGAGGCCAAGGGTCGCCTCGACGGCGACGCGGCGAACAGGCTGCGCGCGCTCATCCACGGCACGACCGACAAGAGCGAGTACGCGGACTGCGACTTCGTCATCGAGGCCGTCTTCGAGGAGGTCGGTGTCAAGCAGCAGGTGTTCGCCGAGATCGAGCCGATCATCGCCGAGGACGCGATCCTCGCGACGAACACGTCGTCGCTGTCGGTCGAAGAGATCGGCGCGAAGCTCACGCACCCCGAGCGGCTCGTCGGCTTCCATTTCTTCAACCCGGTGGCGGTCATGCCCCTCATCGAGATCGTGAAGGCGCCGACGACGACGGATGCGGCCCTCTCGACCGCGTTCGTCGTGGCGAAGGGCCTCGGCAAGAACGCGGTGCTCACCGCCGACGCGCCCGGCTTCGTCGTGAACCGTCTGCTCGCGAAGGTCATGGGCGAGGCCGCGCGTGCGGTCTACGAGGGCACTCCGCTCCTCACGGTCGAGAAGGCGTTCGCACCACTCGGGCTGCCCATGACGCCCTTCCAGCTCATCGACCTCGTCGGCTGGAAGGTCGCGGCGCACGTCCAGGACACGATGGCGCACGCATTCCCGGACCGCTTCTACGCCAACGAGAACTTCCACGCGCTCGCCGAGCTGCCGGAGGTCGTCGAGAAGGACAAGAGCGGCCGCGTCAGCGGCTGGTCGAAGGCGGCGGAGAAGACGCTCAAGGGCGCCGTCGGCTCGGACGCCGCATCCGAAGCGGAGATCCTCCGGCGCGTGCAGGACGGACTCGCGCACGAGATCAAGCTCATGCTCGACGAGGACGTCGTCCCCGAGGTCGAGGACATCGACCTCTGCCTCATCCTCGGCGCAGGCTGGCCCTTCATCGACGGCGGGGCATCGCCCTACCTCGACCGCGAGGGCGCGTCGGAGCGCGTCTTCGGCGACACTTTCCACCACCCCGTGATCCGCGGCATCGCGAACGGCTGA